In Anas acuta chromosome 6, bAnaAcu1.1, whole genome shotgun sequence, the following are encoded in one genomic region:
- the ASB18 gene encoding ankyrin repeat and SOCS box protein 18 isoform X1 — protein MQAPGGHIFPRDAVFAAKLLPLPWGGGSSPCPWQGGGRGAPELRCHMGARSAGDMKVVTSAWQVVSVAGSSGSCGTSGGCRHPGQSGRERGRRAGSGQSCPHTTSPKSKTPACQAARSCPRMQCLPCSLSMQQGCKQDSYRGSTGMDELPGPVREKVQISPKLDSEHPLRSLANKYYTALVNGDLKSLEVLTDRYYEDVNLVFEISKNEMEWQVKSQSSYGLSGLWSLEYKQELTTPLCIAASHGHTACLRHLLLRHADPNLAPGGRTPLHKACQGGHTDCVELLLEHKADPNLRSDEGLAPLHLCTTRGSLGCAKLLLRHGAAVDLPSEEAGETALHVAARHGLYDHAHLYLRHGARVDARSAREETAMGVLCSHAPTTTTTSDDDDLLRLCRLLAAHGADLDARDEGHRSPLHKACGAANAALARFLLRRGADVNAIDYDGLSPLGCALQAAALRRERRPHRAVQLLLNHGSQKIWPPAFAKVLKSCAAVPEIIEVLINSYSQIPISEKWAEVVPEEVMQQHQLFYESFFRLSGTVRCLQHLCRFAIRKKFGNKCHCLIPLLPVPKPLHDYLLLEPEGVVF, from the exons ATGCAGGCTCCTGGAGGGCACATCTTTCCCCGGGATGCTGTTTTTGCAGCAaagctgctccccctgccctggggggggggttcaTCCCCCTGCCCGTGGCAAGGTGGTGGCAGGGGAGCACCGGAGCTGCGCTGTCACATGGGGGCGAGGAGCGCAGGGGATATGAAGGTGGTGACATCTGCCTGGCAGGTTGTGTCCgtggcaggcagcagcgggtCCTGTGGGACAAGCGGAGGATGCCGGCACCCAGGGCAGTCTggcagggagcggggcaggcgggcagggagcgggcAGAGCTGCCCTCACACCACCAGCCCCAAAAG TAAGACGCCGGCGTGCCAGGCTGCACGGAGCTGCCCACGAATGCAATGCCTTCCTTGCAGTCTTTCCATGCAACAAGGTTGCAAGCAG GACTCGTACAGGGGGAGCACTGGAATGGATGAGCTGCCAGGACCGGTGAGAGAAAAGGTGCAGATTTCTCCCAAACTGGATTCGGAGCACCCGCTGAGGTCTCTGGCCAACAAGTACTACACGGCCCTGGTCAACGGAGACCTGAAAAGCCTGGAGGTGCTGACCGACAGATACTATGAGGACGTCAACCTGGTGTTTGAGATCAGTAAAAACGAGATGGAGTGGCAGGTGAAAAGCCAGTCATCTTACGGACTCTCAG ggctgtggtCCCTGGAGTACAAGCAGGAGCTGACTACCCCGCTGTGCATCGCCGCCAGCCATGGCCACACCGCCTGCCTGCGTCACCTCCTGCTGCGACACGCCGACCCCAACCTGGCCCCGGGGGGCCGCACGCCCCTGCACAAAGCCTGCCAGGGGGGGCACACGGACTgcgtggagctgctgctggagcacaaGGCGGACCCCAACCTGCGGAGTGATGAGGGGCTGGCCCCGCTGCACCTCTGCACCACCCGCGGCTCCTTGGG GTGCgccaagctgctgctgagacaCGGGGCTGCCGTCGACCTGCCCAGCGAGGAGGCCGGCGAGACGGCGCTGCACGTGGCGGCCAGGCACGGCCTCTACGACCATGCCCACCTCTACCTGCGGCACGGGGCGCGGGTGGACGCCCGCAGCGCCCGGGAGGAGACGGCCATGGGCGTCCTCTGCAGCCACGcgcccaccaccaccaccaccagcgaTGACGACGACCTCCTGCGGCTCTGCCGGCTGCTGGCCGCCCACGGCGCCGACCTGGACGCCCGGGATGAGGGGCACCGGAGCCCCCTGCACAAGGCGTGTGGGGCCGCCAACGCCGCCCTGGCGCGGTTCCTGCTGCGGCGTGGGGCCGATGTCAACGCCATTGACTACGATGGGCTCTCACCGCTGGGCTGCGCGCTGCAGGCCGCGGCCCTCCGCAGGGAGCGCAGGCCACACCGGGccgtgcagctgctgctcaacCACGGGTCGCAAAAGATATGGCCCCCCGCCTTCGCCAAG GTGCTCAAGTCCTGTGCAGCCGTTCCAGAGATCATCGAAGTCCTCATCAACTCCTACTCGCAAATCCCCATCTCCGAGAAGTGGGCCGAGGTTGTGCCGGAGGAGGTGATGCAG CAACACCAGTTATTCTACGAGTCCTTTTTCCGGCTGTCGGGCACAGTCCGGTGCCTGCAACACTTGTGCCGCTTCGCCATTCGGAAAAAGTTTGGCAACAAATGCCACTGCCTGATccccctgctgcctgtgcccaAGCCCTTGCACGActacctgctgctggagcccgAAGGAGTCGTGTTTTGA
- the ASB18 gene encoding ankyrin repeat and SOCS box protein 18 isoform X4 codes for MEIGKAPSGARWDSYRGSTGMDELPGPVREKVQISPKLDSEHPLRSLANKYYTALVNGDLKSLEVLTDRYYEDVNLVFEISKNEMEWQVKSQSSYGLSGLWSLEYKQELTTPLCIAASHGHTACLRHLLLRHADPNLAPGGRTPLHKACQGGHTDCVELLLEHKADPNLRSDEGLAPLHLCTTRGSLGCAKLLLRHGAAVDLPSEEAGETALHVAARHGLYDHAHLYLRHGARVDARSAREETAMGVLCSHAPTTTTTSDDDDLLRLCRLLAAHGADLDARDEGHRSPLHKACGAANAALARFLLRRGADVNAIDYDGLSPLGCALQAAALRRERRPHRAVQLLLNHGSQKIWPPAFAKVLKSCAAVPEIIEVLINSYSQIPISEKWAEVVPEEVMQQHQLFYESFFRLSGTVRCLQHLCRFAIRKKFGNKCHCLIPLLPVPKPLHDYLLLEPEGVVF; via the exons atggAAATAGGCAAGGCTCCTTCAGGAGCACGGTGG GACTCGTACAGGGGGAGCACTGGAATGGATGAGCTGCCAGGACCGGTGAGAGAAAAGGTGCAGATTTCTCCCAAACTGGATTCGGAGCACCCGCTGAGGTCTCTGGCCAACAAGTACTACACGGCCCTGGTCAACGGAGACCTGAAAAGCCTGGAGGTGCTGACCGACAGATACTATGAGGACGTCAACCTGGTGTTTGAGATCAGTAAAAACGAGATGGAGTGGCAGGTGAAAAGCCAGTCATCTTACGGACTCTCAG ggctgtggtCCCTGGAGTACAAGCAGGAGCTGACTACCCCGCTGTGCATCGCCGCCAGCCATGGCCACACCGCCTGCCTGCGTCACCTCCTGCTGCGACACGCCGACCCCAACCTGGCCCCGGGGGGCCGCACGCCCCTGCACAAAGCCTGCCAGGGGGGGCACACGGACTgcgtggagctgctgctggagcacaaGGCGGACCCCAACCTGCGGAGTGATGAGGGGCTGGCCCCGCTGCACCTCTGCACCACCCGCGGCTCCTTGGG GTGCgccaagctgctgctgagacaCGGGGCTGCCGTCGACCTGCCCAGCGAGGAGGCCGGCGAGACGGCGCTGCACGTGGCGGCCAGGCACGGCCTCTACGACCATGCCCACCTCTACCTGCGGCACGGGGCGCGGGTGGACGCCCGCAGCGCCCGGGAGGAGACGGCCATGGGCGTCCTCTGCAGCCACGcgcccaccaccaccaccaccagcgaTGACGACGACCTCCTGCGGCTCTGCCGGCTGCTGGCCGCCCACGGCGCCGACCTGGACGCCCGGGATGAGGGGCACCGGAGCCCCCTGCACAAGGCGTGTGGGGCCGCCAACGCCGCCCTGGCGCGGTTCCTGCTGCGGCGTGGGGCCGATGTCAACGCCATTGACTACGATGGGCTCTCACCGCTGGGCTGCGCGCTGCAGGCCGCGGCCCTCCGCAGGGAGCGCAGGCCACACCGGGccgtgcagctgctgctcaacCACGGGTCGCAAAAGATATGGCCCCCCGCCTTCGCCAAG GTGCTCAAGTCCTGTGCAGCCGTTCCAGAGATCATCGAAGTCCTCATCAACTCCTACTCGCAAATCCCCATCTCCGAGAAGTGGGCCGAGGTTGTGCCGGAGGAGGTGATGCAG CAACACCAGTTATTCTACGAGTCCTTTTTCCGGCTGTCGGGCACAGTCCGGTGCCTGCAACACTTGTGCCGCTTCGCCATTCGGAAAAAGTTTGGCAACAAATGCCACTGCCTGATccccctgctgcctgtgcccaAGCCCTTGCACGActacctgctgctggagcccgAAGGAGTCGTGTTTTGA
- the ASB18 gene encoding ankyrin repeat and SOCS box protein 18 isoform X5 has translation MDELPGPVREKVQISPKLDSEHPLRSLANKYYTALVNGDLKSLEVLTDRYYEDVNLVFEISKNEMEWQVKSQSSYGLSGLWSLEYKQELTTPLCIAASHGHTACLRHLLLRHADPNLAPGGRTPLHKACQGGHTDCVELLLEHKADPNLRSDEGLAPLHLCTTRGSLGCAKLLLRHGAAVDLPSEEAGETALHVAARHGLYDHAHLYLRHGARVDARSAREETAMGVLCSHAPTTTTTSDDDDLLRLCRLLAAHGADLDARDEGHRSPLHKACGAANAALARFLLRRGADVNAIDYDGLSPLGCALQAAALRRERRPHRAVQLLLNHGSQKIWPPAFAKVLKSCAAVPEIIEVLINSYSQIPISEKWAEVVPEEVMQQHQLFYESFFRLSGTVRCLQHLCRFAIRKKFGNKCHCLIPLLPVPKPLHDYLLLEPEGVVF, from the exons ATGGATGAGCTGCCAGGACCGGTGAGAGAAAAGGTGCAGATTTCTCCCAAACTGGATTCGGAGCACCCGCTGAGGTCTCTGGCCAACAAGTACTACACGGCCCTGGTCAACGGAGACCTGAAAAGCCTGGAGGTGCTGACCGACAGATACTATGAGGACGTCAACCTGGTGTTTGAGATCAGTAAAAACGAGATGGAGTGGCAGGTGAAAAGCCAGTCATCTTACGGACTCTCAG ggctgtggtCCCTGGAGTACAAGCAGGAGCTGACTACCCCGCTGTGCATCGCCGCCAGCCATGGCCACACCGCCTGCCTGCGTCACCTCCTGCTGCGACACGCCGACCCCAACCTGGCCCCGGGGGGCCGCACGCCCCTGCACAAAGCCTGCCAGGGGGGGCACACGGACTgcgtggagctgctgctggagcacaaGGCGGACCCCAACCTGCGGAGTGATGAGGGGCTGGCCCCGCTGCACCTCTGCACCACCCGCGGCTCCTTGGG GTGCgccaagctgctgctgagacaCGGGGCTGCCGTCGACCTGCCCAGCGAGGAGGCCGGCGAGACGGCGCTGCACGTGGCGGCCAGGCACGGCCTCTACGACCATGCCCACCTCTACCTGCGGCACGGGGCGCGGGTGGACGCCCGCAGCGCCCGGGAGGAGACGGCCATGGGCGTCCTCTGCAGCCACGcgcccaccaccaccaccaccagcgaTGACGACGACCTCCTGCGGCTCTGCCGGCTGCTGGCCGCCCACGGCGCCGACCTGGACGCCCGGGATGAGGGGCACCGGAGCCCCCTGCACAAGGCGTGTGGGGCCGCCAACGCCGCCCTGGCGCGGTTCCTGCTGCGGCGTGGGGCCGATGTCAACGCCATTGACTACGATGGGCTCTCACCGCTGGGCTGCGCGCTGCAGGCCGCGGCCCTCCGCAGGGAGCGCAGGCCACACCGGGccgtgcagctgctgctcaacCACGGGTCGCAAAAGATATGGCCCCCCGCCTTCGCCAAG GTGCTCAAGTCCTGTGCAGCCGTTCCAGAGATCATCGAAGTCCTCATCAACTCCTACTCGCAAATCCCCATCTCCGAGAAGTGGGCCGAGGTTGTGCCGGAGGAGGTGATGCAG CAACACCAGTTATTCTACGAGTCCTTTTTCCGGCTGTCGGGCACAGTCCGGTGCCTGCAACACTTGTGCCGCTTCGCCATTCGGAAAAAGTTTGGCAACAAATGCCACTGCCTGATccccctgctgcctgtgcccaAGCCCTTGCACGActacctgctgctggagcccgAAGGAGTCGTGTTTTGA
- the ASB18 gene encoding ankyrin repeat and SOCS box protein 18 isoform X2: MPAPRAVWQGAGQAGRERAELPSHHQPQKDSYRGSTGMDELPGPVREKVQISPKLDSEHPLRSLANKYYTALVNGDLKSLEVLTDRYYEDVNLVFEISKNEMEWQVKSQSSYGLSGLWSLEYKQELTTPLCIAASHGHTACLRHLLLRHADPNLAPGGRTPLHKACQGGHTDCVELLLEHKADPNLRSDEGLAPLHLCTTRGSLGCAKLLLRHGAAVDLPSEEAGETALHVAARHGLYDHAHLYLRHGARVDARSAREETAMGVLCSHAPTTTTTSDDDDLLRLCRLLAAHGADLDARDEGHRSPLHKACGAANAALARFLLRRGADVNAIDYDGLSPLGCALQAAALRRERRPHRAVQLLLNHGSQKIWPPAFAKVLKSCAAVPEIIEVLINSYSQIPISEKWAEVVPEEVMQQHQLFYESFFRLSGTVRCLQHLCRFAIRKKFGNKCHCLIPLLPVPKPLHDYLLLEPEGVVF, translated from the exons ATGCCGGCACCCAGGGCAGTCTggcagggagcggggcaggcgggcagggagcgggcAGAGCTGCCCTCACACCACCAGCCCCAAAAG GACTCGTACAGGGGGAGCACTGGAATGGATGAGCTGCCAGGACCGGTGAGAGAAAAGGTGCAGATTTCTCCCAAACTGGATTCGGAGCACCCGCTGAGGTCTCTGGCCAACAAGTACTACACGGCCCTGGTCAACGGAGACCTGAAAAGCCTGGAGGTGCTGACCGACAGATACTATGAGGACGTCAACCTGGTGTTTGAGATCAGTAAAAACGAGATGGAGTGGCAGGTGAAAAGCCAGTCATCTTACGGACTCTCAG ggctgtggtCCCTGGAGTACAAGCAGGAGCTGACTACCCCGCTGTGCATCGCCGCCAGCCATGGCCACACCGCCTGCCTGCGTCACCTCCTGCTGCGACACGCCGACCCCAACCTGGCCCCGGGGGGCCGCACGCCCCTGCACAAAGCCTGCCAGGGGGGGCACACGGACTgcgtggagctgctgctggagcacaaGGCGGACCCCAACCTGCGGAGTGATGAGGGGCTGGCCCCGCTGCACCTCTGCACCACCCGCGGCTCCTTGGG GTGCgccaagctgctgctgagacaCGGGGCTGCCGTCGACCTGCCCAGCGAGGAGGCCGGCGAGACGGCGCTGCACGTGGCGGCCAGGCACGGCCTCTACGACCATGCCCACCTCTACCTGCGGCACGGGGCGCGGGTGGACGCCCGCAGCGCCCGGGAGGAGACGGCCATGGGCGTCCTCTGCAGCCACGcgcccaccaccaccaccaccagcgaTGACGACGACCTCCTGCGGCTCTGCCGGCTGCTGGCCGCCCACGGCGCCGACCTGGACGCCCGGGATGAGGGGCACCGGAGCCCCCTGCACAAGGCGTGTGGGGCCGCCAACGCCGCCCTGGCGCGGTTCCTGCTGCGGCGTGGGGCCGATGTCAACGCCATTGACTACGATGGGCTCTCACCGCTGGGCTGCGCGCTGCAGGCCGCGGCCCTCCGCAGGGAGCGCAGGCCACACCGGGccgtgcagctgctgctcaacCACGGGTCGCAAAAGATATGGCCCCCCGCCTTCGCCAAG GTGCTCAAGTCCTGTGCAGCCGTTCCAGAGATCATCGAAGTCCTCATCAACTCCTACTCGCAAATCCCCATCTCCGAGAAGTGGGCCGAGGTTGTGCCGGAGGAGGTGATGCAG CAACACCAGTTATTCTACGAGTCCTTTTTCCGGCTGTCGGGCACAGTCCGGTGCCTGCAACACTTGTGCCGCTTCGCCATTCGGAAAAAGTTTGGCAACAAATGCCACTGCCTGATccccctgctgcctgtgcccaAGCCCTTGCACGActacctgctgctggagcccgAAGGAGTCGTGTTTTGA
- the ASB18 gene encoding ankyrin repeat and SOCS box protein 18 isoform X3 encodes MQQGCKQDSYRGSTGMDELPGPVREKVQISPKLDSEHPLRSLANKYYTALVNGDLKSLEVLTDRYYEDVNLVFEISKNEMEWQVKSQSSYGLSGLWSLEYKQELTTPLCIAASHGHTACLRHLLLRHADPNLAPGGRTPLHKACQGGHTDCVELLLEHKADPNLRSDEGLAPLHLCTTRGSLGCAKLLLRHGAAVDLPSEEAGETALHVAARHGLYDHAHLYLRHGARVDARSAREETAMGVLCSHAPTTTTTSDDDDLLRLCRLLAAHGADLDARDEGHRSPLHKACGAANAALARFLLRRGADVNAIDYDGLSPLGCALQAAALRRERRPHRAVQLLLNHGSQKIWPPAFAKVLKSCAAVPEIIEVLINSYSQIPISEKWAEVVPEEVMQQHQLFYESFFRLSGTVRCLQHLCRFAIRKKFGNKCHCLIPLLPVPKPLHDYLLLEPEGVVF; translated from the exons ATGCAACAAGGTTGCAAGCAG GACTCGTACAGGGGGAGCACTGGAATGGATGAGCTGCCAGGACCGGTGAGAGAAAAGGTGCAGATTTCTCCCAAACTGGATTCGGAGCACCCGCTGAGGTCTCTGGCCAACAAGTACTACACGGCCCTGGTCAACGGAGACCTGAAAAGCCTGGAGGTGCTGACCGACAGATACTATGAGGACGTCAACCTGGTGTTTGAGATCAGTAAAAACGAGATGGAGTGGCAGGTGAAAAGCCAGTCATCTTACGGACTCTCAG ggctgtggtCCCTGGAGTACAAGCAGGAGCTGACTACCCCGCTGTGCATCGCCGCCAGCCATGGCCACACCGCCTGCCTGCGTCACCTCCTGCTGCGACACGCCGACCCCAACCTGGCCCCGGGGGGCCGCACGCCCCTGCACAAAGCCTGCCAGGGGGGGCACACGGACTgcgtggagctgctgctggagcacaaGGCGGACCCCAACCTGCGGAGTGATGAGGGGCTGGCCCCGCTGCACCTCTGCACCACCCGCGGCTCCTTGGG GTGCgccaagctgctgctgagacaCGGGGCTGCCGTCGACCTGCCCAGCGAGGAGGCCGGCGAGACGGCGCTGCACGTGGCGGCCAGGCACGGCCTCTACGACCATGCCCACCTCTACCTGCGGCACGGGGCGCGGGTGGACGCCCGCAGCGCCCGGGAGGAGACGGCCATGGGCGTCCTCTGCAGCCACGcgcccaccaccaccaccaccagcgaTGACGACGACCTCCTGCGGCTCTGCCGGCTGCTGGCCGCCCACGGCGCCGACCTGGACGCCCGGGATGAGGGGCACCGGAGCCCCCTGCACAAGGCGTGTGGGGCCGCCAACGCCGCCCTGGCGCGGTTCCTGCTGCGGCGTGGGGCCGATGTCAACGCCATTGACTACGATGGGCTCTCACCGCTGGGCTGCGCGCTGCAGGCCGCGGCCCTCCGCAGGGAGCGCAGGCCACACCGGGccgtgcagctgctgctcaacCACGGGTCGCAAAAGATATGGCCCCCCGCCTTCGCCAAG GTGCTCAAGTCCTGTGCAGCCGTTCCAGAGATCATCGAAGTCCTCATCAACTCCTACTCGCAAATCCCCATCTCCGAGAAGTGGGCCGAGGTTGTGCCGGAGGAGGTGATGCAG CAACACCAGTTATTCTACGAGTCCTTTTTCCGGCTGTCGGGCACAGTCCGGTGCCTGCAACACTTGTGCCGCTTCGCCATTCGGAAAAAGTTTGGCAACAAATGCCACTGCCTGATccccctgctgcctgtgcccaAGCCCTTGCACGActacctgctgctggagcccgAAGGAGTCGTGTTTTGA